A genomic segment from Glycine soja cultivar W05 chromosome 18, ASM419377v2, whole genome shotgun sequence encodes:
- the LOC114396454 gene encoding putative GDP-L-fucose synthase 2, giving the protein MGSQDNNVELSSNSFLAYKSAKVFVAGHRGLVGSAIGRKLTQLGFTNLVLRSHAELDLTRQSDVEAFFAYEKPEFVIVAAAKVGGIHANNTYPADFIAINLQIQTNVIDSAYRNGAKKLLFLGSSCIYPKFAPQPIPEDALLTGPLEPTNEWYAIAKIAGIKMCQAYRIQHKWDAISGMPTNLYGPYDNFHPENSHVLPALMRRFHEAKVNGAKEVVVWGTGSPLREFLHVDDLADAVVFMMGKYSGLEHLNVGSGKEVTIKELAELMKEVVGFEGDLVWDSTKPDGTPRKLMDSSKLASLGWTPKVSLKDGLADTYKWYLENVNL; this is encoded by the exons ATGGGAAGCCAAGACAACAACG TAGAATTGTCATCCAATTCATTTCTAGCTTACAAATCTGCTAAGGTGTTTGTTGCTGGTCACCGGGGTCTTGTTGGCTCGGCCATTGGTCGCAAGCTCACCCAACTTGGGTTCACTAATCTAGTCTTGCGCTCCCATGCCGAGCTTGATCTCACTCGACAATCTGATGTTGAAGCCTTCTTTGCTTATGAAAAACCTGAATTTGTCATTGTAGCTGCAGCCAAAGTTGGTGGCATCCATGCCAACAACACCTACCCTGCTGATTTCATTGCCATCAACCTCCAAATCCAGACCAATGTCATCGATTCTGCATATCGCAATGGTGCTAAGAAACTGTTGTTTTTGGGTTCCTCTTgcatttaccccaaatttgcaCCCCAACCGATTCCGGAAGATGCTTTGCTTACTGGACCCTTAGAGCCCACAAATGAATGGTATGCCATTGCCAAGATTGCTGGGATCAAAATGTGCCAGGCTTACAGAATTCAGCATAAGTGGGATGCAATTTCGGGAATGCCCACCAACTTATATGGACCATATGACAATTTTCATCCCGAGAATTCGCATGTGTTACCTGCTCTCATGAGAAGGTTTCATGAGGCAAAGGTCAATGGTGCTAAGGAGGTGGTGGTGTGGGGCACCGGAAGTCCATTGAGGGAGTTCTTGCACGTTGACGATTTGGCAGACGCGGTTGTCTTCATGATGGGAAAGTATAGCGGACTGGAGCATTTGAATGTAGGGAGTGGAAAGGAGGTTACTATTAAGGAATTGGCTGAGTTGATGAAGGAAGTGGTGGGATTTGAAGGGGATCTTGTTTGGGATTCTACTAAGCCTGATGGGACTCCAAGGAAGCTGATGGATAGCTCCAAACTTGCAAGCCTGGGTTGGACACCAAAAGTCTCACTCAAGGATGGGCTTGCTGATACCTACAAGTGGTACTTGGAGAACGTAAATCTATGA